From a single Nostoc edaphicum CCNP1411 genomic region:
- a CDS encoding AMP-binding protein, translating to MPAVDKRQNIENIYPLSPMQQGMLFHTLLTPQAGVYVPQVCLNLEGKLDVNAMQAAWHEVIKNHAVLRSAFYWEQRDKPFQVVFRQVEFPWTFLDWREVSSEEQKARLEEFLEGDRYDGFDLKQPPLMRFALIQLAESHHTLIWTQHHLILDGWSSALVIQQVFQHYYHSPSRYSNPRPYGEYIAWLQQQDQAAAKTFWQKQLQGFITPTSLPISQNLRTTQPSLQEEMRSLNPDQTATLQTWVKQHQLTLNTLLQGAFALLLSRYSNTTDVVFGATSSGRPATLPGVQSMVGLFINTLPVRVQVSPQANLVEWLQKLQAQQAESWQYEYTSLLEIQEWSELPRGTSLFESILVFENYPVDTSGVQGNQDLRIVNIQSIEWTNFPLTLLVSVGNKLSVKLKYDRNRFAPVAMTQLLEHFCLLLERMIVQSEQNLGTISLLTHQERQQIIQWNQTQTDYPQECIHHQFEAQVARTPDNIAVVFQEEKLTYRELNQRANQLAHYLQKLGVQPETLVGIYLERSLLMVIGILAILKAGAAYVPLDPDYPTQRLGYILSETEVPVIFTQASLLENLPCHSSKAVYLDRDWQEITQHKNHNISTFVNPENAIYVIYTSGSTGKPKGVINTHRGVSNRLFWMQQQYGLQTSERVLQKTPFSFDVSVWEFFWTLLNGACLVMAKPGGHRDPTYLVELIDREKITTLHFVPAMLGVFLEALEPLPNPPLAKATVYTVIESVTVLELPHPNPPLAKGREQDFPVSPLGKGGLRGVKPGSQSNSDLGVHPPQGIGRVPVSAGGVLSQPPRCQSLKRVICSGEALSLEMQNRFFQRLDAQLHNLYGPTEAAIDVTYYQCQPDDDLQTVPIGRPIANTQIYLLDEHLQLVPVGVPGELYIGGVGVARGYWKRPDLTAERFVPNPFENSKLYKTGDRARYLPDGNIEYLGRLDNQVKIRGLRIELGEIEAVLNQHPAVQQAIVTLHPDQTDNLRLVAYVVCLPHPNPPLYKGRELELREFLAKLLPDYMLPSVFVILEELPLLPNGKVNRQALPAPEDIRDASQIILPRYPTEAIIANVWADVLRLEKVGVYDNFFELGGNSLLAIRATARLREAFQLDLPLGSLFEKPTIAGLAERIEILQKSVEQMQTTPTAALGRKEIEL from the coding sequence ATGCCCGCCGTGGATAAACGTCAAAATATCGAAAACATCTATCCTCTCTCGCCAATGCAGCAGGGAATGCTATTCCATACCTTGCTGACACCACAGGCGGGCGTGTATGTGCCACAGGTTTGCTTGAATTTAGAAGGTAAACTAGATGTCAATGCTATGCAAGCCGCTTGGCATGAGGTTATCAAAAATCATGCCGTTTTGCGATCGGCATTTTATTGGGAACAGCGTGATAAACCTTTCCAAGTCGTCTTTCGTCAAGTTGAATTTCCGTGGACATTTTTAGATTGGCGAGAAGTATCATCCGAAGAACAAAAAGCACGATTAGAGGAGTTTTTAGAGGGCGATCGCTATGACGGATTTGACCTGAAACAACCGCCCCTTATGCGTTTTGCCCTGATTCAACTTGCCGAATCTCACCACACTCTCATCTGGACACAACATCATCTAATTCTCGATGGTTGGTCATCGGCGCTGGTTATTCAACAAGTCTTTCAACACTATTATCATTCACCGTCACGATACTCTAACCCGCGTCCCTACGGTGAATATATCGCTTGGTTGCAGCAACAGGATCAAGCGGCTGCTAAAACTTTTTGGCAAAAACAACTCCAAGGTTTTATTACCCCAACATCGCTGCCGATTTCTCAGAATTTACGCACCACTCAACCCAGTTTACAGGAAGAGATGCGATCGCTCAATCCTGACCAAACTGCCACTCTGCAAACCTGGGTAAAACAGCATCAATTAACCCTAAATACACTGTTACAAGGAGCTTTTGCCCTACTCTTGAGTCGCTACTCTAACACCACAGATGTGGTATTTGGTGCCACATCATCGGGACGACCAGCAACTTTACCCGGTGTACAATCGATGGTGGGGCTATTTATCAACACATTACCCGTGCGAGTGCAGGTTTCACCCCAAGCAAACTTGGTTGAGTGGTTGCAAAAATTACAAGCACAACAAGCAGAATCATGGCAGTATGAATATACATCGCTGTTAGAAATCCAGGAATGGAGCGAACTGCCACGGGGTACTTCGTTATTTGAAAGTATTTTAGTATTTGAAAACTATCCCGTTGATACATCGGGAGTGCAGGGAAACCAAGATTTACGTATTGTTAACATTCAATCAATCGAGTGGACAAATTTTCCTTTGACGCTGCTGGTGTCTGTGGGAAATAAGTTATCTGTAAAACTGAAGTACGATCGCAATCGGTTTGCACCTGTGGCAATGACTCAACTATTAGAGCATTTTTGTCTCCTACTGGAAAGGATGATAGTTCAGTCAGAGCAAAATTTGGGAACAATTTCCCTACTCACACACCAAGAACGTCAGCAGATTATTCAATGGAATCAAACCCAAACAGATTATCCTCAAGAATGTATTCATCACCAATTTGAAGCACAGGTAGCACGCACACCAGATAATATTGCCGTTGTTTTCCAAGAAGAGAAACTTACTTATAGAGAATTAAATCAGCGTGCGAACCAGTTAGCGCATTATTTACAAAAATTGGGAGTCCAGCCAGAAACATTAGTTGGGATATATTTAGAGCGATCCCTCTTAATGGTCATTGGCATCTTAGCTATCCTCAAAGCCGGAGCCGCCTACGTTCCCCTTGATCCTGATTATCCTACACAACGGTTAGGATACATTCTTAGTGAAACAGAGGTGCCAGTAATTTTTACCCAAGCATCTTTGTTAGAAAATTTACCTTGCCACAGCAGTAAAGCCGTATATTTAGATCGGGATTGGCAGGAAATTACCCAGCATAAAAATCATAATATAAGTACTTTTGTCAACCCGGAAAATGCAATATATGTAATTTATACCTCTGGTTCCACAGGAAAGCCCAAAGGCGTAATTAATACTCATCGTGGCGTTAGCAATCGGTTGTTTTGGATGCAGCAGCAGTATGGTTTACAAACAAGCGAACGTGTTCTGCAAAAAACGCCCTTTAGCTTTGATGTCTCCGTCTGGGAATTTTTCTGGACATTACTCAACGGCGCGTGTTTAGTAATGGCAAAACCGGGCGGACATCGAGATCCAACGTATTTAGTTGAACTAATTGACCGAGAAAAAATTACAACTTTACATTTTGTACCTGCTATGTTGGGGGTATTTTTAGAAGCATTAGAACCCCTCCCCAACCCTCCCCTTGCTAAGGCTACGGTGTACACGGTTATCGAATCAGTAACAGTCCTCGAATTACCCCACCCTAACCCTCCCCTTGCAAAGGGGAGGGAACAAGATTTTCCGGTTTCCCCCCTTGGCAAGGGGGGATTAAGGGGGGTAAAACCCGGATCTCAAAGTAACTCCGATTTGGGTGTACACCCTCCCCAAGGCATTGGGAGGGTGCCCGTTAGCGCGGGTGGGGTTCTTTCCCAACCTCCCCGTTGTCAAAGTTTGAAACGGGTGATTTGTAGCGGCGAAGCTTTATCGCTGGAAATGCAAAATCGGTTTTTTCAGCGTTTGGATGCACAATTGCACAACCTTTATGGGCCAACGGAGGCGGCAATTGATGTAACTTACTATCAATGTCAACCTGATGATGATTTACAAACAGTTCCTATCGGCCGCCCCATTGCCAATACACAAATTTATCTACTTGATGAGCATCTGCAACTAGTTCCCGTGGGTGTTCCGGGCGAACTCTACATTGGTGGTGTCGGAGTAGCACGGGGTTATTGGAAACGACCAGATTTAACCGCAGAACGGTTTGTACCGAATCCGTTTGAAAATTCCAAATTGTACAAAACTGGCGATCGCGCCCGTTATCTCCCAGATGGTAATATCGAGTATCTGGGAAGGTTGGATAATCAAGTAAAAATTCGGGGATTGCGGATTGAGTTAGGTGAGATTGAGGCGGTACTTAATCAACATCCGGCTGTACAACAAGCGATTGTTACACTTCACCCAGACCAAACTGACAATCTGCGGTTGGTTGCTTATGTTGTTTGTCTACCCCACCCCAACCCTCCCCTTTACAAGGGGAGGGAGTTAGAACTGCGGGAATTTTTAGCAAAACTTTTGCCTGATTATATGCTGCCGTCGGTGTTTGTAATACTTGAGGAATTGCCTCTGTTACCCAACGGGAAAGTGAATCGCCAAGCGTTACCAGCACCAGAAGATATACGGGATGCTAGTCAGATTATACTACCGCGCTATCCCACAGAAGCAATTATTGCCAATGTCTGGGCGGATGTGTTGCGACTAGAAAAAGTGGGAGTTTATGACAACTTCTTTGAATTAGGGGGAAATTCCCTGTTGGCGATTCGGGCGACAGCGCGGTTACGAGAAGCCTTTCAGTTAGATTTGCCCTTGGGGAGTCTGTTTGAAAAACCAACTATTGCTGGACTTGCAGAACGCATCGAAATTCTGCAAAAGAGCGTCGAGCAGATGCAAACAACCCCAACCGCCGCACTAGGCCGTAAGGAGATTGAACTATGA
- a CDS encoding amino acid adenylation domain-containing protein — protein sequence MKTIEEFLSHLYSLDVKLWIEGERVRCSIPDDVLTDTLNAELRSRKMEIVKFLQQAQIASNAYAHSIQPADRHANLPLSFAQQRLWFLEQLQPGSATYNIPTAVRLTGSLNITVLARSLNEIVRRHEVLRTQFPTVDGNPLLTIQPSVEVLVVHQSKFAVLNNEPQRHREHREGEKDSKTWFTQQSCLDKLLVTIVDLQALNPLEQDDEVQALFIQEARQPFDLATDVLLRVKLLHLDVDEYVVLFTMHHIVFDGWSMDILVRELASLYSAFAANQPSPLPELAIQYVDFAVWQRQWLQGEVLETQIAYWRQQLGGILPVLQLPTDYPRSRVQTFLGAIESFSLSPKLSTAIASLASSAGVTPFIILLTAYKILLHRYTGQTDLLVGTPVANRHRRETEELIGFFVNTLVLRTNLTGNPTFQELLQQVRETTWQAYDHQDIPFEKLVEVLQPERDLSFNPLFQVKFRLENAPTEKLQLPGLTLTPIQRTEASAKLDLSLDMYETSEGLVGAFEYNQGLFAPQTIARMVEHFQTLLTGIVSNPEQRISELPLLTESERQQMLVDWNQTCVEYQSNRTFHQLFEAQVEKTPDAIALIFENHSLTYRELNQQSNQVAHYLKQRGVKPEVIVGLCVERSPQMIIGLLGILKAGGAYLPLDPNYPPERLAYMLADSQVPILLTQSSLGGDEGDEGAGKDSSLSSSSPSSLNYEVICLDTDWEVMSQGSTDNPECQATPANLAYLIYTSGSTGTPKGVLIPHSGLTNLTEHKINICDVHPGDCVLQFFSLSFDASIPEIIMGLGCGAKLYLAKSESLLPGAGLLQLLRDNAVTHITITPSALSLLPTEDLPKLRMILVGGEAPSPELIVKWSKGRRFINAYGPTEVTVNASMVLCGNGHPLLPTIRPSANKQLYILDSYLQPVPIGVIGELYIGGVGVARGYLNRPDLTAERFVPNPFIGHWASGIGHWASGIGDWEALKQGSRGVESKDSSPTSIKDLSPMPHAPCPMPHALYKTGDLASYLPDGRIKLLGRIDHQVKIRGFRIEPQEVETVLCQHPDVRAGVVLVREDQPGEKRLVAYIISDSAITPTELRRFMREKLPEYLVPTAFVLLDVLPLTANGKVDTHSLPIPEQVHSTTKFIAPRTDIEAQLASIYAQVLNLKQVSIHDDFFDLGGHSLLATQLIAQSLQVFQVELTVIDLFDAPTVAGLAERILQQQLSMPDATDEEREEIEI from the coding sequence ATGAAGACTATTGAAGAGTTTTTATCACACCTGTACAGCCTAGATGTCAAACTTTGGATAGAAGGCGAACGCGTGCGTTGTAGTATTCCAGATGATGTGTTAACAGATACGCTCAATGCCGAATTGCGATCGCGCAAAATGGAGATTGTCAAATTTTTGCAGCAGGCTCAAATTGCTTCTAACGCTTATGCTCATTCTATTCAGCCAGCCGATCGCCATGCTAATCTCCCCCTTTCGTTTGCTCAACAAAGACTGTGGTTTTTAGAACAGTTACAACCTGGTAGTGCTACTTACAATATTCCGACAGCAGTTAGGTTGACGGGTTCGTTAAATATTACAGTATTGGCGCGATCGCTTAACGAAATTGTCCGTCGTCATGAGGTTTTACGTACCCAGTTCCCCACTGTAGATGGAAATCCTTTACTCACCATCCAGCCAAGTGTAGAGGTGCTAGTAGTCCACCAATCAAAGTTTGCTGTTTTAAATAACGAACCGCAGAGGCACAGAGAACACAGAGAAGGAGAGAAAGATTCTAAAACTTGGTTTACTCAGCAAAGTTGCCTTGATAAACTACTAGTTACTATTGTGGATTTACAAGCACTAAATCCTCTGGAACAAGATGATGAAGTGCAAGCCCTATTCATTCAGGAAGCACGCCAACCCTTTGATTTAGCTACCGATGTCCTATTACGGGTGAAGTTGCTGCATTTAGATGTCGATGAATATGTAGTTTTATTTACCATGCACCACATCGTCTTTGATGGTTGGTCAATGGACATTTTAGTGCGGGAATTGGCAAGTTTATACTCTGCTTTTGCAGCTAATCAGCCGTCTCCCTTACCAGAGTTGGCAATTCAATATGTTGATTTTGCTGTTTGGCAAAGACAGTGGTTACAGGGAGAAGTTTTAGAAACTCAAATTGCCTATTGGCGGCAACAATTAGGCGGTATACTCCCAGTTTTACAATTGCCCACAGATTACCCTCGTAGCCGGGTACAAACATTCCTTGGTGCAATTGAGTCGTTTTCATTATCACCAAAATTGAGTACTGCGATCGCATCCTTAGCTAGCAGCGCAGGTGTCACACCATTTATTATTTTATTAACAGCTTATAAAATCCTGCTGCATCGTTACACTGGACAGACAGATTTACTCGTTGGTACTCCCGTAGCCAATCGCCATCGCCGGGAAACAGAAGAATTAATTGGCTTTTTTGTCAACACATTAGTTTTACGGACAAACCTTACTGGTAATCCTACCTTCCAAGAACTATTACAGCAGGTGCGGGAAACAACTTGGCAAGCTTATGATCACCAAGATATTCCCTTTGAGAAATTGGTAGAAGTCCTGCAACCAGAACGAGATTTGAGCTTTAATCCCTTGTTTCAGGTGAAATTCCGGTTAGAAAATGCTCCCACTGAAAAATTACAATTACCAGGATTAACCCTTACACCCATACAGAGAACCGAAGCCAGTGCCAAACTCGACTTGAGTTTAGATATGTACGAAACATCCGAGGGTTTAGTGGGTGCGTTTGAATACAACCAGGGTTTATTTGCACCTCAGACAATTGCTCGGATGGTTGAGCATTTCCAGACACTACTAACAGGGATTGTGAGTAATCCAGAGCAAAGAATTTCTGAGTTACCGTTGCTAACTGAGTCAGAAAGACAACAAATGTTAGTGGACTGGAATCAAACTTGTGTGGAATATCAAAGTAATCGCACCTTTCACCAACTATTTGAAGCACAGGTAGAAAAAACCCCAGATGCGATCGCCTTGATATTTGAAAATCACAGCCTCACATATCGAGAACTCAATCAACAAAGTAATCAAGTCGCCCATTACTTAAAACAACGCGGCGTGAAACCAGAAGTAATTGTGGGATTGTGTGTGGAGCGATCGCCACAGATGATAATTGGCTTACTCGGCATCCTCAAAGCCGGGGGAGCTTATTTACCCCTCGATCCGAATTATCCCCCAGAACGCCTAGCTTATATGCTGGCAGATTCTCAAGTACCGATTTTGCTCACCCAATCGAGTCTTGGGGGAGATGAGGGAGATGAGGGAGCAGGGAAAGATTCTTCATTGTCCTCCTCATCCCCCTCATCCCTCAACTACGAGGTGATCTGTCTCGATACAGACTGGGAGGTAATGAGCCAAGGCAGCACAGATAATCCAGAATGTCAAGCTACACCAGCTAATTTGGCGTATTTGATTTACACCTCCGGTTCCACCGGCACACCTAAAGGAGTTCTCATACCCCATAGCGGCTTAACAAACCTCACAGAACACAAAATCAATATCTGTGATGTGCATCCTGGAGACTGCGTATTGCAATTTTTCTCCCTCAGCTTTGATGCTTCTATTCCTGAAATCATTATGGGGCTGGGTTGTGGTGCTAAACTCTACCTTGCCAAATCAGAATCCTTACTTCCCGGTGCCGGACTGCTGCAATTGCTCCGCGATAACGCCGTTACTCATATAACAATTACACCGTCCGCCCTTTCCCTCCTCCCTACAGAAGACCTGCCCAAACTACGGATGATATTAGTAGGTGGAGAAGCCCCTTCCCCGGAATTGATTGTGAAATGGTCGAAAGGACGACGCTTTATCAACGCCTACGGCCCCACTGAAGTCACAGTCAACGCCAGCATGGTACTTTGCGGCAATGGACATCCCTTGCTTCCCACCATCCGCCCCAGTGCCAACAAGCAACTATATATATTAGATAGTTATTTGCAACCAGTCCCCATCGGCGTGATTGGCGAACTCTACATTGGCGGTGTCGGTGTAGCACGAGGCTACTTGAATCGCCCAGATTTGACCGCCGAGAGATTTGTGCCGAATCCGTTTATTGGGCATTGGGCATCGGGCATTGGGCATTGGGCATCGGGCATTGGAGACTGGGAAGCTCTTAAGCAGGGGAGCAGGGGAGTGGAGAGCAAAGACTCGTCGCCGACGAGTATCAAAGACTTATCCCCCATGCCCCATGCCCCATGCCCCATGCCCCATGCCCTCTACAAAACCGGCGACCTCGCTAGCTACTTACCAGATGGTCGAATCAAACTTTTAGGACGAATTGACCATCAAGTAAAGATTCGTGGTTTTCGGATTGAACCCCAAGAAGTCGAAACGGTTTTGTGCCAACATCCCGACGTGCGTGCAGGGGTAGTCCTTGTCCGTGAAGACCAACCAGGGGAAAAGCGTTTAGTCGCATATATTATTTCTGACTCCGCCATCACCCCTACCGAACTCCGTCGCTTTATGCGGGAGAAGTTACCAGAATACTTAGTGCCGACGGCGTTTGTACTGCTGGATGTTTTACCCCTAACTGCCAACGGGAAAGTAGATACCCATTCTCTGCCCATACCCGAACAAGTACATTCAACAACAAAATTTATTGCTCCGCGTACAGATATTGAGGCGCAACTAGCTAGTATCTACGCCCAGGTACTCAACTTAAAACAAGTGAGTATCCATGATGACTTTTTTGATTTGGGTGGACATTCCTTGTTAGCAACCCAATTGATTGCCCAATCATTACAAGTCTTTCAGGTAGAACTCACCGTGATTGATTTGTTTGATGCGCCAACAGTAGCAGGTTTAGCAGAACGAATTTTGCAACAGCAACTCAGTATGCCTGACGCTACAGACGAGGAACGGGAGGAAATCGAAATTTAA
- a CDS encoding thioester reductase domain-containing protein: protein MNQPMYLKPNVIVEPLVNQWYAWSHLISPATAAMYIANSHLPIMQSFIAAPQVHRDALKNPAMIGSPFINYDASRVEEIRLLLEKTQKQQAQMLALAQAIPDLDKLLAENPVGASLEPLYERIPAPLRGYVELVQDANNHPSIRFIEGLLYRSYYYNPANQSVNLYLGDGDTRGFVLSTPRLPAEDSLHLQIPFCDHRLDQLFSLRHNPLPDNEIRDILKISGQQDALFSQFFTTTPPTQEPDYDGEAVRIRYFGHACVLIETQSVSILCDPLISYPHTSGIKRYTFAELPQVIDYVLITHNHQDHVMLETLLQLRHKIKTVVVPKSNKGTLIDPSLKLMLQQIGFENVQEIDELEIINIADGYIAGLPFFGEHGDLNIGAKAAYLVNLKGRSILCAADSNNIDPQLYTHLHQIFGDIDVLFIGMECDGAAYNWAYGSLLTQKVPRKIAKTRRLDGSNAQRAIALVNQFHPQQVYVYAMGQEPWLTFITSILYTPESKPIVESNQLVAYCQSQEIVSKRLFGCEEILLTTCSTNTSILGSILSESEVALQPVYESLISPIQEFLTQLQRLDIRIWLDNVNDTPKLRCNAPKGVLTDALKEQLQAHKAEIIEFLQNPGGKKVEFDWGREAILDSAIVPPTPLNPPLQRGEKDSDSLPLARGGLGWGSDNPKNHVLLTGATGFVGAFLLHELLCKTSASIYCLVQAETTEAAQQRIKTALQSYKLWDASLATRIVPVVGNLAQPNLGLSPFQFQDLASQIDVIYHNGARVNHTEPYTRLKEANVLGTQEVLRLASCTKLKPVHFISTISIFAANSNTKKLQVEEQDSLDDYLMPVGGYAQSKWVAEKLVIEASKRGIPINIYRLGAISGHSQTGVFNQNDFLYKSLLGYVQMGSMPDGAMPLEILPVDYVSRAIVELSSIPSFGQTFHLVQSQPVSSDIIFEQLEKMGYSIKKVPYEQWHNQLLEIANHSPEHILYPLVSLFPRNKTNNNGTNKVRLQISDRNTQKALNGMISSPIIDGNLIQIYLNYLINAGWIKAPAMIEVKS, encoded by the coding sequence ATGAACCAACCGATGTATCTTAAACCCAATGTCATCGTCGAGCCACTAGTTAACCAGTGGTATGCTTGGTCACATTTAATTTCTCCAGCAACGGCGGCGATGTATATCGCTAATTCCCATCTGCCAATTATGCAATCCTTCATTGCAGCACCCCAAGTACATCGGGATGCTTTGAAAAATCCGGCAATGATTGGTAGCCCCTTCATCAACTACGATGCTAGTCGGGTGGAAGAAATTCGGCTATTACTGGAAAAAACCCAAAAGCAACAAGCTCAAATGCTGGCGCTAGCTCAAGCAATTCCAGACTTAGATAAGCTGTTAGCAGAAAATCCCGTTGGTGCTTCCCTAGAACCTTTGTATGAAAGAATTCCTGCACCGTTGCGGGGATATGTGGAACTTGTGCAGGACGCTAACAATCACCCCTCGATTCGCTTCATTGAAGGGTTACTATACCGTAGTTATTACTATAATCCGGCTAATCAATCAGTTAATTTATACTTGGGTGATGGAGATACTCGTGGCTTTGTCCTCAGTACACCCCGCTTACCTGCTGAAGATAGTTTACACCTGCAAATTCCCTTTTGCGATCACCGCTTAGATCAACTATTCAGCTTGCGTCACAACCCGCTTCCCGACAACGAAATTCGAGACATTCTGAAAATTAGCGGCCAACAAGATGCCCTATTTTCTCAGTTCTTCACTACTACACCTCCCACACAAGAACCTGATTACGATGGGGAGGCGGTCAGAATCCGTTACTTTGGCCACGCCTGTGTTTTAATTGAAACCCAATCTGTAAGTATTTTATGTGACCCTCTAATTAGCTACCCCCATACATCGGGCATTAAGCGCTACACTTTTGCCGAACTTCCCCAGGTAATTGACTACGTTTTGATTACCCACAATCATCAAGACCATGTAATGCTAGAAACCCTCTTGCAGTTACGCCACAAAATTAAAACCGTGGTTGTGCCAAAAAGCAATAAGGGAACCCTCATCGACCCCTCTTTGAAGTTGATGCTGCAACAAATTGGGTTTGAGAATGTCCAAGAAATTGATGAATTAGAAATCATTAACATCGCCGATGGTTATATTGCTGGTTTGCCATTTTTCGGAGAACACGGAGACTTAAATATTGGTGCAAAAGCGGCTTACCTCGTCAACCTGAAAGGACGCTCAATTTTATGTGCCGCCGATTCTAACAATATTGACCCTCAACTATATACACATCTGCATCAAATTTTTGGTGATATTGATGTGCTGTTCATTGGGATGGAATGTGATGGCGCAGCTTATAACTGGGCATACGGGTCATTATTAACTCAGAAAGTACCTCGGAAAATTGCCAAAACCAGACGATTAGATGGCTCAAATGCTCAAAGAGCGATCGCACTAGTTAATCAATTCCATCCCCAACAGGTGTATGTTTATGCTATGGGTCAGGAACCCTGGCTAACATTTATTACTTCCATTCTCTACACCCCAGAGTCAAAGCCGATTGTCGAGTCTAACCAATTGGTGGCGTATTGTCAGAGTCAAGAAATTGTCAGTAAACGCCTGTTTGGTTGTGAAGAGATTTTATTAACAACTTGTTCAACAAATACATCTATCTTAGGGAGTATTTTGAGCGAATCAGAAGTAGCCTTACAACCCGTCTATGAAAGTTTAATATCGCCAATCCAGGAATTTCTGACTCAATTACAGCGTCTAGATATTCGCATTTGGCTTGATAATGTCAACGACACCCCGAAACTGCGGTGTAATGCTCCTAAAGGTGTGCTGACAGATGCACTCAAAGAGCAATTGCAGGCGCACAAGGCAGAAATTATCGAGTTTCTGCAAAATCCTGGAGGGAAAAAAGTAGAGTTCGATTGGGGACGGGAGGCGATTCTTGACTCGGCGATTGTTCCCCCCACCCCCCTTAATCCCCCCTTGCAAAGGGGGGAGAAAGATTCCGATTCCCTCCCCTTAGCAAGGGGAGGGTTAGGGTGGGGTTCCGACAATCCCAAAAATCATGTTCTATTAACCGGTGCTACGGGGTTTGTGGGAGCGTTTCTTCTCCATGAATTGCTATGCAAAACTTCAGCATCAATTTATTGTTTAGTGCAAGCAGAAACAACTGAAGCTGCACAGCAAAGAATTAAAACAGCATTGCAATCTTACAAACTTTGGGATGCATCCTTAGCGACGCGCATTGTTCCTGTAGTTGGGAATCTTGCTCAACCTAATTTAGGACTTTCGCCATTCCAGTTTCAAGATTTAGCTAGTCAAATAGATGTGATTTATCACAATGGGGCGCGGGTGAATCATACAGAACCTTATACTCGCCTCAAAGAAGCAAATGTTTTAGGGACTCAAGAAGTTTTGCGACTGGCGAGTTGCACAAAATTAAAACCTGTACATTTCATTTCTACAATCAGTATTTTTGCCGCCAATAGCAATACGAAAAAGCTGCAAGTAGAGGAACAAGATAGTTTAGATGATTATCTCATGCCTGTTGGTGGCTATGCTCAAAGTAAATGGGTTGCTGAGAAACTAGTAATTGAGGCTAGTAAACGCGGTATTCCTATCAATATTTACCGTTTAGGTGCAATTTCTGGACATAGCCAAACAGGAGTATTTAATCAGAACGATTTTCTTTACAAATCACTTCTGGGTTATGTGCAGATGGGCAGTATGCCAGATGGAGCTATGCCTTTAGAAATTTTACCCGTAGATTATGTTAGTCGTGCCATTGTTGAATTATCATCAATACCATCTTTTGGTCAAACTTTCCACTTAGTTCAGTCTCAACCTGTTTCTTCAGATATTATCTTTGAGCAATTAGAAAAGATGGGCTACTCAATTAAGAAAGTACCTTATGAACAATGGCACAATCAACTCCTAGAAATTGCCAACCATTCACCAGAACATATTTTATATCCTCTCGTCTCGTTGTTTCCTCGCAATAAAACTAATAATAACGGCACAAATAAAGTAAGATTACAAATTAGCGATCGCAATACCCAAAAAGCATTAAATGGAATGATATCATCTCCTATAATTGATGGGAATTTAATTCAAATTTACCTAAATTATTTGATCAATGCTGGTTGGATAAAAGCACCTGCAATGATTGAAGTTAAAAGTTAG
- a CDS encoding class I SAM-dependent methyltransferase, with translation MSPETTFSNERYTEYDAWAWLYNETMGPEYSQNQLQPLEKMLLPRLPQNAQLLDLCCGTGNLVQRLIERGYQVTGVDGSEQMLNYARQNSPNANFLLGDARYFELPSVFDAVFSTSASLNHIMTIQELQQVFQRVYTALKDGGWFLFDINHHEQMQRWWNGEIAEGEIEKKYAWMLTPNYNSSDSTGYFQVTMFQAPAKPSSSLLRTTWRGLSPILNLRFLYRWRLKLLSAFQAQEKHWKRMDVRYPVRGYYPEKIKAALQEVGFIDIDIRTLEGSTTIDNKHSAYFLCRKLGK, from the coding sequence ATGTCACCTGAAACTACTTTTTCAAATGAACGCTATACCGAATACGATGCTTGGGCATGGCTGTATAACGAAACAATGGGGCCAGAGTATTCTCAAAATCAACTACAACCTTTAGAGAAAATGCTCTTACCTCGACTACCTCAGAACGCGCAACTTCTAGATTTATGTTGTGGTACGGGGAATTTGGTACAGCGTTTAATTGAACGAGGCTATCAAGTAACGGGTGTTGATGGTTCCGAACAAATGTTAAATTATGCTCGTCAAAATTCCCCAAATGCAAATTTTTTGCTGGGAGATGCTCGTTATTTTGAATTACCGTCTGTTTTTGATGCCGTCTTTTCTACAAGCGCTTCTCTCAACCATATAATGACAATTCAGGAACTACAGCAAGTTTTTCAAAGGGTGTATACTGCTCTTAAAGATGGTGGTTGGTTTCTATTTGATATTAACCATCATGAACAAATGCAACGCTGGTGGAACGGTGAAATTGCTGAAGGAGAAATTGAGAAAAAATATGCTTGGATGTTGACACCAAATTATAATTCAAGTGATAGCACAGGCTATTTTCAAGTTACCATGTTTCAAGCTCCTGCAAAACCTTCATCATCACTACTGCGGACAACTTGGCGCGGGTTATCTCCGATTTTAAATTTACGATTTTTGTATCGCTGGCGGTTGAAACTTCTATCAGCATTTCAAGCTCAAGAAAAACACTGGAAACGCATGGATGTTCGTTATCCTGTGCGGGGATATTATCCAGAAAAAATTAAAGCTGCACTCCAAGAAGTTGGTTTTATCGATATTGATATCCGTACCCTTGAAGGTAGCACGACGATAGATAACAAACATTCAGCTTATTTCCTTTGTCGGAAGCTAGGGAAATAG